A portion of the Carcharodon carcharias isolate sCarCar2 chromosome 18, sCarCar2.pri, whole genome shotgun sequence genome contains these proteins:
- the arhgap31 gene encoding rho GTPase-activating protein 31 isoform X2, producing the protein MHSRNLALVWAPNLLRSKEIEGSGYNNDAAFLEVRVQSIVIEFILNHVNQLFISNTVHPGQNTEAHNPIAKCKSLPIVSPSMKLLTLEEAQARTLKPDHPARLEKLHSAPMDTGPAAGTIYHTVIDLPDPRRKLPAKTKKWKSIFNLGRLGNDSKGKLSRNGSVFVRGHQFSEKANIRPAKSMESLCSLPTDDDEKGGRFKHAAALGGSLSPSLKSRTLGSGSSYSLGRRHSNWDQEDLIGAIGGCASNVSQETSAKEPVSFRAQPEQLKVFRGDAFNKSEPTSPKTRRLFYSTNPIDSSPKSNFPGNLFPLEASPRHHRKPMALNISEPFSVSVPLHVSGIISPSATPCREAQNLKDSGLQESANGTSQDKDSTVPITLEGGDRLSEQSNSERHERNDDQEIERPQLQPEPLTDSTNSQSQNQPQPFPNPTCQHSDPLQFITLLSPVTRSPVSLSLPEKTKLDETHPSLVPLTRESCENGHQRAWISNTEEQLATKQDTDSSAKAFMEQLWPDAKELVITEPEEVTAINNFQGKVEERFVQSHDKSDIEDKPLADASVKLKFKGHQRIHSLPDLFLQSPPLMVENNTEELCLNSINNVHSSEESSTKMPDPSPAQPQQSTPTGPLLTDCSKMELTQPLTDENIFITPIESPPIACSGISTDSFISNDPESNPNPLIDPNSDKKHQCPTVPHAFQSSEPCIRDNISNKPEPDSETDVNHSGTCSEDVLYMQRERTKVNLFNDKSDQKGQLADNQSNQKCAASQIDTSELLLPEAWMDNDTLKQPSSHSSQLGEATKDEEGCLSLTSPIVIHGERLEILSPDACIEIIAPEDFNNNSSQFANNDIDWNSQSPETSLQICNGDSLKNSSLVTKSVNFPDEVEGISTSNQLHILLTEDNSLSSKESESLCVISAGSMPCLESTETESVRLIADGNEEGCLKSNDKASLLVLYPMVNDKSPLSDGYSIQSIPIGVTAVRMTYMIKTCQVKAIPVIPPKLQFTQVPQPLPKNNLTPPSLPLDKVLTILQPITACEQSSPENKNGLDSSLINPSVAECKDGKENGLPKFQIPEHTSCAVSPETSLVQSKTTEAAPIVKRTCKANGEDVFDSPTPSRVERSPVQQKPGFMRHAQHRSKAGRPQSLILFSPPWPSVERPSSIDSNKVHLSPVQSSPEQQSPSELDHLSPSSYPHELNDSQKGPDGVTLRSRMSMPKSGQRLETSTSCFYQPQRRSMIFENRGGRQIE; encoded by the exons ATCAAAAGAAATAGAAGGGTCTGGGTACAACAACGATGCTGCATTTCTGGAGGTGCGAGTTCAGTCCATTGTTATCGAATTCATCCTGAATCATGTCAATCAGCTCTTCATTAGCAACACAGTCCATCCTGGGCAGAACACTGAAG CACACAATCCTATTGCCAAATGCAAATCACTTCCTATTGTATCGCCATCGATGAAGCTTTTAACCTTAGAGGAGGCCCAGGCCAGGACTCTGAAACCAGACCATCCTGCTCGTCTTGAAAAATTGCACTCTGCTCCTATGGACACTGGACCTGCTGCTGGGACTATTTATCATACAGTCATTGATCTGCCAGATCCTAG GAGAAAACTTCCTGCAAAGACAAAGAAATGGAAATCCATATTTAATCTGGGACGATTAGGAAATGACTCAAAGGGTAAATTAAGCAGGAATGGCAGCGTGTTTGTAAGAGGACATCAATTTTCAG AAAAGGCCAACATTCGACCTGCTAAGAGCATGGAGTCCCTTTGCTCTTTGCCAACAGACG ATGATGAAAAGGGGGGTCGATTTAAACATGCTGCAGCTCTGGGAGGAAGCCTCTCACCATCACTGAAATCACGCACACTTGGCTCAGGAAGTTCTTACAGTTTAGGCAGGAGGCACAGTAATTGGGATCAGGAAGATCTCATTGGTGCTATTGGAGGATGTGCCAGTAATGTTAGTCAAGAAACATCTGCCAAGGAGCCAGTGTCATTCAGGGCACAACCAGAGCAGCTGAAGGTTTTTCGTGGAGATGCATTCAACAAATCAgaaccaacatcaccaaagacTAGGCGGTTGTTTTATTCAACAAATCCCATTGATTCTTCACCTAAATCTAACTTCCCAGGTAACTTGTTTCCCCTTGAAGCATCACCACGACATCACAGAAAGCCAATGGCATTGAATATATCTGAGCCTTTTTCTGTGTCTGTGCCATTACACGTCTCAGGAATTATCAGCCCCAGCGCCACTCCCTGTAGGGAAGCACAAAATCTAAAGGACTCAGGTCTGCAAGAATCGGCAAATGGAACATCACAAGATAAAGACAGTACTGTACCCATAACCTTAGAAGGGGGAGATCGTCTCAGTGAGCAGTCCAATTCAGAAAGGCATGAACGGAATG ATGACCAGGAAATTGAGAGACCCCAATTGCAGCCTGAGCCCCTCACTGATTCCACAAATTCACAGTCACAAAATCAGCCACAACCTTTCCCAAATCCCACATGCCAGCACTCGGATCCTCTGCAGTTCATCACGCTCTTGTCACCAGTGACCAGGTCACCCGTTTCTCTGAGCCTCCCTGAGAAAACAAAGCTGGACGAAACACATCCATCACTTGTTCCCCTGACAAGGGAATCATGTGAAAATGGACACCAAAGAGCTTGGATCAGCAACACAGAAGAGCAACTGGCAACTAAACAG GACACAGATTCCTCTGCTAAGGCGTTTATGGAGCAACTGTGGCCAGATGCTAAAGAGCTTGTGATCACTGAACCCGAGGAGGTCACTGCGATAAACAACTTTCAAGGAAAGGTGGAGGAAAGATTTGTCCAGTCACATGACAAGAGTGATATTGAGGACAAGCCCCTGGCTGATGCCTCAGTAAAACTAAAGTTTAAAGGACATCAAAGAATACACAGTCTTCCTGACCTGTTCTTACAAAGCCCACCTCTAATGGTTGAAAATAACACAGAAGAACTGTGCCTAAACTCCATAAATAATGTACATTCCAGTGAAGAAAGTAGCACCAAGATGCCTGACCCTAGCCCAGCTCAGCCTCAGCAGAGTACACCTACTGGACCCTTGTTAACTGATTGCTCAAAGATGGAGCTTACTCAACCATTAACAGATGAAAACATTTTTATAACGCCAATTGAGAGCCCGCCAATAGCATGCTCAGGAATTTCTACAGATTCTTTCATCTCAAATGATCCTGAATCTAATCCAAATCCATTAATTGATCCTAATTCAGACAAAAAGCATCAATGTCCAACTGTTCCCCATGCATTTCAGTCCTCAGAACCTTGCATTAGGGATAATATCTCTAACAAACCTGAACCAGACTCAGAAACAGATGTTAATCATTCAGGAACGTGCTCAGAAGATGTCCTCTACATGCAGAGGGAACGTACAAAGGTTAATCTATTCAACGATAAAAGTGATCAGAAGGGGCAATTGGCAGATAATCAGTCAAATCAGAAATGTGCAGCATCACAGATTGATACCAGTGAGCTCCTCCTACCTGAAGCCTGGATGGACAATGATACATTAAAACAGCCTAGCTCCCATTCATCTCAGCTGGGTGAAGCTACAAAAGATGAGGAAGGATGTTTGTCTTTAACGTCACCAATTGTGATACATGGTGAAAGGCTGGAGATATTATCTCCTGATGCTTGCATAGAGATAATAGCTCCAGAAGATTTTAACAATAATTCATCTCAATTTGCTAACAATGATATTGATTGGAATAGTCAAAGCCCAGAGACTTCTTTGCAAATCTGCAATGGTGATTCCTTAAAAAATAGCTCTCTTGTAACTAAATCTGTAAATTTCCCAGATGAAGTGGAGGGAATCTCTACAAGTAACCAGCTACACATCTTATTAACCGAAGACAATTCATTATCATCTAAGGAATCAGAGAGTTTATGTGTTATAAGTGCAGGGTCAATGCCATGTTTAGAGTCAACAGAAACTGAATCTGTAAGGCTAATAGCTGATGGAAATGAGGAAGGCTGCTTGAAATCTAATGATAAGGCCTCGTTACTTGTTTTATACCCCATGGTCAATGACAAGTCTCCTTTATCTGATGGTTATTCAATTCAATCAATCCCAATCGGTGTCACTGCTGTTCGAATGACTTATATGATAAAGACATGTCAAGTCAAAGCCATTCCAGTCATTCCACCAAAATTGCAGTTTACCCAGGTCCCTCAACCTTTGCCAAAAAATaatctcactcctccctctcttcctctggaTAAAGTGTTAACGATTTTGCAACCCATTACAGCATGTGAACAGAGTAGCCCTGAGAACAAAAATGGACTGGATTCTTCTTTAATAAATCCTTCAGTAGCAGAATGCAAAGATGGGAAAGAAAATGGCCTACCCAAGTTTCAAATACCTGAACACACAAGTTGTGCAGTTTCACCAGAGACCTCACTTGTACAGTCCAAAACCACCGAAGCAGCACCAATTGTGAAAAGAACCTGCAAAGCAAATGGAGAAGATGTATTTGACAGTCCAACCCCATCAAGAGTGGAAAGATCTCCAGTGCAACAAAAGCCCGGGTTTATGCGGCATGCACAGCACAGATCAAAGGCAGGCAGGCCTCAAAGCCTTATCCTGTTCAGCCCACCCTGGCCTAGTGTGGAACGTCCTTCTTCCATAGACTCCAACAAGGTGCATCTTAGTCCAGTACAATCCAGCCCTGAACAACAGTCACCATCAGAATTGGATCATTTGTCTCCTAGTAGCTACCCACATGAACTTAATGACAGTCAGAAAGGGCCAGACGGTGTCACTCTTCGAAGTCGAATGAGCATGCCAAAAAGTGGACAGAGGTTGGAGACCTCAACAAGTTGTTTCTACCAACCTCAAAGGAGGTCTATGATATTTGAAAATAGAGGTGGCAGGCAAATTGAATGA